From one Thunnus maccoyii chromosome 6, fThuMac1.1, whole genome shotgun sequence genomic stretch:
- the rinl gene encoding ras and Rab interactor 2 — MAVHSAVNGTTAIPWRSSRRRLTLLEQLKGCQEAWCPGPPWDREAAHAAICGTPAGSFLVVRDSATSQPSLLCVSAGGEHEAVLDYDIKCTETVFQLSESRLSFSDLAQLVIFYSLTRDVLALCLSFPQWISSVTGRNKDRLSQLEPQTWLCTPPDLQTDEMTQREPSTVMCSIQLTSTNGALCVINPLYLREHGDEWLTNRTAGIQSPTQPLNYRRERRLSTTRTWAGAGIQSKRAISLDQEPSAAIIESSGLIRAQSADSPPFSSTSAASAGVVLRRPSRDSVSSFSDRESTESLPSMPVSFDSPASELQYHGSPVPQSPHRVSWIEDGVWLPPPRPSSFLQPPSLELDSLSISSIEEEQEIQTPSPTPHHPSAHRLADKVIHRLSAVGQALGGLVCQKKRLINRVQELSERRGGAFAEAVKGFAEMTLKKGADPGGVTGSEFLQEVRSSLTSLRETLLDYPEIQAILDGITDLNDSEIDSLVELSLHKVALKPVSTHLYSCIYISRTNDGSLEGLQNNLRVLEENGVKELGGSAGVGVPDSVTLERIQQRWASMHEAYSPNKKVQILLKVCKSIYHSMNANVTSGVVFGADDFLPCLTWVLLRSEVVTLQQDTDYMMELLDPTQLQGEGGYYLTTLYASLYYISSFRPRLAARQLSVEAQHSLNQWHRRRTLHCNQSRRSKNRRTIRRQVCRDRGSQDSETETGSKEESKKEKDCVDVESQQQTESSTNALQTLREETAKGQQQQTLLEQEMRTKEGLR, encoded by the exons AT GGCGGTTCACAGTGCAGTTAATGGGACAACAGCCATCCcatggaggagcagcaggaggaggctGACCCTCCTGGAGCAGCTGAAGGGCTGTCAGGAGGCCTGGTGTCCTGGGCCACCCTGGGACAGAGAGGCGGCCCACGCTGCTATCTGTGGAACACCTGCTGGG AGTTTCCTGGTTGTGCGGGACTCTGCGACATCTCAGCCCAGCCTTCTGTGCGTGTCTGCTGGAGGAGAGCATGAAGCAGTTCTTGATTATGATATCAAATGCACAGAAACAG TCTTCCAGTTGTCTGAGTCTCGTCTGTCTTTCTCGGACTTGGCTCAGCTGGTGATCTTCTACTCTCTGACCAG GGACGTGTTGGCTCTTTGTCTATCCTTTCCTCAGTGGATCTCCAGTGTAACCGGGAGGAACAAAGATCGTCTCTCTCAGCTTGAACCTC AAACCTGGCTTTGTACACCACCTGACCTGCAGACTGATGAAATGACCCAAAGGGAGCCAAGCACTGTAATGTGCTCCATACAG ttgACGTCCACCAACGGAGCCCTGTGTGTCATCAATCCTCTCTATCTTCGTGAACATGGAGATGAGTGGCTGACAAACCGGACAGCTGGTATTCAGTCCCCCACACAGCCATTAAATTACAGGCGAGAGCGACGCCTCAGCACCACCCGTACATGGGCAGGGGCAGGGATACAGAGTAAACGAGCCATCTCATTGGACCAGGAACCTTCTGCTGCCATTATTGAGAGCTCAG GTCTAATCAGAGCCCAATCAGCAGATTCACCACCATTCTCCTCAACATCAGCTGCCTCAGCAGGGGTGGTCCTCAGGAGACCCAGCCGAGATTCTGTCTCCAGCTTCTCCGACAGAGAGAGCACTGAGAGCTTGCCCTCCATGCCTGTCAGTTTTGACAGCCCAGCATCTGAGCTGCAGTACCATGGCAGCCCAGTTCCTCAGTCTCCTCACAGGGTGTCCTGGATCGAGGATGGAGTCTGGCTGCCTCCACCCAGGCCTTCCTCCTTTCTTCAGCCCCCATCGCTGGAGCTCGATTCATTGTCAATCAGCAGCATAGAGGAGGAACAGGAGATTCAGACGCCAAGCCCCACACCCCACCACCCGTCGGCGCACCGGTTGGCTGACAAAGTCATACATCGCCTCTCAGCGGTGGGTCAGGCTCTTGGTGGGCTGGTATGTCAGAAGAAAAGACTAATCAATCGTGTGCAGGAGCTGAGCGAGCGGAGAGGTGGGGCGTTTGCAGAGGCTGTAAAAGGATTTGCGGAGATGACACTGAAAAAAGGGGCTGATCCTGGGGGGGTCACGGGGTCAGAGTTCTTACAGGAAGTGAGGTCATCGCTCACATCATTGAGGGAGACACTGTTGGACTATCCAGAAATCCAGGCAATATTGGATGGCATAACTGACTTAAATGACTCAGAGATTG ACTCCTTGGTGGAGCTCTCCCTGCACAAGGTGGCTCTGAAGCCCGTGTCCACACACCTCTACTCCTGCATTTACATCTCCCGTACCAATGACGGCAGTCTTGAGGGACTCCAGAACAACCTGCGTGTGCTGGAGGAGAACGGGGTGAAGGAGCTAGGGGGGTCAGCAGGAGTCGGAGTTCCTGACTCTGTGACCCTGGAGCGGATCCAGCAGAGGTGGGCTAGTATGCATGAAGCCTACTCCCCGAACAAGAAGGTCCAGATCCTGCTCAAAGTCTGCAAGAGCATCTACCACAGCATGAATGCTAATGTAACCTCAG GTGTGGTGTTTGGAGCAGATGACTTCCTGCCCTGCCTGACATGGGTGCTGCTGCGTAGTGAAGTGGTCACTTTACAGCAAGACACAGACTACATGATGGAGCTGCTGGACCCCACACAGCTACAGGGAGAGG GAGGCTACTACCTTACAACTCTATACGCCTCTCTCTACTACATCAGCAGCTTCCGGCCACGCTTGGCTGCCCGTCAGCTCAGCGTTGAAGCCCAACACTCTCTCAATCAATGGCATCGCAGGCGCACCCTGCACTGCAACCAATCTCGTCGCAGCAAGAACCGACGGACCATTCGCAGGCAGGTGTGCCGTGACAGGGGCTCACAGGACTCTGAAACAGAGACTGGGAGTAAAGAGGAgagtaagaaagaaaaagattgtgttgatgttgagtctcagcagcagacagaaagcAGCACAAATGCTCTGCAGACGCTGAGGGAGGAGACAGCGAaaggacagcagcagcagactctGCTGGAGCAGGAGATGAGGACAAAGGAGGGCCTGagataa